From one Tachysurus vachellii isolate PV-2020 chromosome 23, HZAU_Pvac_v1, whole genome shotgun sequence genomic stretch:
- the LOC132838948 gene encoding uromodulin-like yields MRGCSSKKTEAHRMANIGSVLLLFFITNFTSNVSGLVVVTSCDVCHKHASCAPELKESPPRADSFQPTFTCSCTEGFSGNGITCYNISACSKPGASCCPEGYRWSEHSCVDIDECSGEKNPCTSPLLCKNTPGSFSCVSLDAYAKDTMLNVEPASNQLSCGGEVCSSGQDCITVNGVLRCADPCHHYTILSDSWRSTASKSSTLHCDTGINWQGWYRMYLGNASVQMPERCIQPNTCGTNAPIWLKTPPPSPSEGVVQATVCASWVTGCCGFEFSIGVKACPGNYYVYKFVSPPLCFLAYAADANSAVCDTCKNGESCISADKITWTCKAQGVSPELVCNRTTMMLGVPENFSISRSLNPLSGHMADPSCTAGLEVSGTVWYEVQSQAGVCGNVLRTNDTHAIYSNILYLYPVNISTFALPTAFPFSCVYPLDSLTSMDLELDPFLPMQELGLVGVGPGARASMFLFHNDNFTSPYPPGPVTLPVGTPLYVGMNVQEVESARFNVVMEECYITETPDANSTERYYLIQNRCSSDPRDVIVNDNGVSQSARFTALLFLYEGNYNEMFLQCRFSLCDRTTSSCSVRCQTRATRSISNHKSLTIGPINWSKGGQ; encoded by the exons ATGCGGGGCTGTTCGTCCAAAAAGACAGAAGCTCACAGAATGGCAAACATCGGGAGCGTACTCCTGCTGTTCTTCATAACAAATTTTACATCTAATGTTTCAG GTTTGGTGGTAGTCACTTCCTGTGATGTGTGCCATAAGCATGCTTCCTGTGCACCAGAGCTGAAAGAATCTCCCCCTCGAGCTGATTCCTTCCAACCCACATTCACCTGCTCCTGCACTGAGGGTTTCTCCGGCAATGGCATCACCTGCTATAACATCTCAGCATGTAGCAAACCCGGGGCATCCTGCTGCCCTGAGGGGTACCGCTGGTCTGAACATAGCTGTGTTGACATTGATGAGTGTTCTGGTGAGAAGAATCCCTGCACTTCTCCACTACTGTGTAAAAATACACCTGGGTCTTTTTCCTGTGTGTCCCTGGATGCTTATGCTAAAGATACCATGCTAAATGTTGAGCCAGCATCTAACCAGCTGAGCTGTGGGGGTGAAGTGTGCAGCTCAGGCCAGGACTGCATCACTGTAAATGGAGTGCTCCGCTGTGCCGATCCCTGCCACCACTACACCATTCTGAGCGACTCATGGCGCTCAACTGCCTCAAAGTCAAGTACATTACATTGCGATACAGGCATCAACTGGCAAGGCTGGTACAGGATGTACCTGGGTAATGCCAGTGTCCAGATGCCTGAGAGGTGCATCCAACCCAATACATGTGGCACAAATGCCCCAATCTGGCTCAAGACACCCCCTCCATCACCGTCAGAAGGCGTTGTGCAGGCCACTGTGTGTGCAAGCTGGGTAACAGGCTGTTGTGGCTTTGAGTTCTCCATCGGGGTCAAAGCCTGCCCTGGGAACTACTACGTCTACAAGTTTGTCTCACCACCTCTGTGCTTCTTGGCATATGCAGCAG ATGCCAATTCAGCAGTGTGTGATACCTGTAAGAATGGAGAATCTTGTATCAGTGCAGACAAGATTACTTGGACCTGCAAGGCTCAAG GTGTATCACCTGAGCTGGTGTGTAACAGGACAACAATGATGCTGGGGGTTCCAGAAAACTTCAGCATCTCCAGATCCCTCAATCCTTTATCAGGGCATATGGCAGACCCAAGCTGCACGGCTGGGCTTGAGGTCAGCGGCACGGTGTGGTACGAGGTGCAAAGCCAGGCAGGAGTGTGTGGAAATGTGCTGAGG aCAAACGATACACATGCAATCTACTCCAATATTTTATACCTCTACCCTGTAAATATCTCAACATTTGCACTGCCTACGGCATTCCCGTTCTCCTGCGTTTACCCCCTGGACTCTCTCACAAGTATGGATCTGGAACTGGATCCCTTTCTGCC GATGCAGGAGTTAGGTCTGGTTGGTGTTGGCCCTGGTGCCCGTGCTTCCATGTTCCTGTTCCACAATGACAACTTCACATCTCCGTACCCTCCCGGGCCTGTAACACTACCCGTCGGTACGCCGCTCTATGTGGGTATGAACGTCCAGGAGGTGGAGTCTGCTCGCTTTAATGTGGTTATGGAGGAGTGCTATATCACAGAAACTCCGGACGCCAATAGCACTGAGAGATATTATCTTATTCAAAATCG TTGTTCCAGTGACCCACGTGATGTGATAGTGAATGACAATGGCGTGTCTCAGAGTGCACGTTTCACTGCTCTGCTTTTCCTGTATGAGGGCAACTATAACGAAATGTTCCTGCAGTGCCGCTTCAGCCTGTGTGACAGAACGACAAGCTCTTGCTCCGTG AGGTGTCAGACAAGAGCCACTCGCTCCATCTCCAACCACAAGTCTCTCACCATCGGGCCGATTAACT gGAGCAAAGGAGGACAGTAA
- the ciao2b gene encoding cytosolic iron-sulfur assembly component 2B, which produces MSAGNRLENENPLIYQRSRERLLTAREEDEDVTDPIDDREIFDIIRSINDPEHPLSLEELNVVEQVRVKVNDEESKVSVEFTPTIPHCSMATLIGLSIKVKLLRSLPDRFKIDVHITPGTHASEEAVNKQLADKERVAAALENAHLLEVVNQCLSPRPA; this is translated from the exons atgtcTGCAGGAAACAGACTAGAAAACGAGAACCCTTTAATTTATCAGAGGTCCAGAGAAAGACTCCTGACTGCGagggaagaagatgaagatgtgaCTGATCCCATTGATGACCGAGAAATCTTTGATATC ATTAGGTCCATCAACGATCCTGAGCACCCGCTGTCTCTTGAGGAGTTAAATGTGGTGGAACAAGTGCGTGTAAAA GTGAATGATGAGGAGAGCAAAGTCTCTGTGGAGTTCACACCAACCATCCCTCACTGTAGCATGGCTACTCTTATAGGATTGTCTATCAAAGTCAAGCTACTGCGTTCACTGCCTGACAGGTTTAAG ATTGATGTGCACATCACGCCAGGAACACATGCTTCAGAAGAAGCAG TTAATAAGCAGTTAGCAGATAAGGAGAGAGTGGCTGCAGCTTTGGAGAACGCTCATCTGCTGGAAGTCGTCAACCAGTGCCTTTCCCCAAGACCTGCGTGA